One Tamlana carrageenivorans genomic region harbors:
- a CDS encoding IS982 family transposase: MNNLSANYERILEVLRKISKEQLLSYQRRQPKLSDLELISLSLTAEFMGIDSENDLFRKLPDSLLSKIERSVYNRRRRKLVNKLNSIRLSLASHFNEFEDYFVVDSMPLEVCKLSRSSRSKICKENTYAFPDKGYCTAQSSNYYGYKLHAVCSVNGVFQSIDLSPASVHDINYLKDIKMQISDCTLIGDKGYLSTEIQLNLFETCNITLNTPMRSNQKNYKVQPYVFRKKRKRIETLFSQLCDQFMIRRNYAKTFEGFKTRIVAKITALTTIQYINKFIFGRNINNIKINII, from the coding sequence ATGAACAACTTGAGTGCAAATTACGAAAGAATATTGGAAGTATTAAGAAAAATATCGAAAGAACAACTTTTAAGTTATCAAAGACGACAACCAAAGCTTAGTGATTTAGAACTTATCAGCTTGAGTCTTACTGCCGAATTTATGGGAATAGATAGTGAAAATGACCTTTTTAGAAAACTTCCAGATTCCCTATTATCAAAAATAGAGAGAAGTGTCTACAATAGAAGAAGACGAAAACTAGTTAATAAGCTCAACAGTATCAGGTTAAGCTTAGCTTCCCATTTTAATGAATTTGAAGATTATTTTGTAGTAGATAGTATGCCTTTAGAAGTTTGTAAATTATCACGCAGTTCTCGTTCAAAGATTTGTAAAGAAAACACTTATGCATTTCCAGATAAAGGTTATTGTACAGCTCAAAGTTCTAATTATTACGGTTATAAACTGCACGCTGTTTGTTCTGTAAATGGTGTCTTTCAAAGTATCGATTTGAGTCCAGCATCTGTACACGATATTAATTATCTTAAAGATATTAAGATGCAAATAAGCGATTGTACATTAATTGGTGATAAAGGCTATTTATCAACAGAAATACAGCTTAACTTGTTTGAAACCTGTAATATAACGCTAAATACACCTATGAGAAGCAATCAAAAAAATTACAAAGTACAGCCTTATGTATTTAGAAAAAAGAGGAAAAGGATAGAAACATTATTTTCACAACTTTGTGACCAATTTATGATAAGACGCAATTATGCTAAAACTTTTGAAGGTTTTAAAACAAGAATCGTAGCTAAGATAACTGCTTTAACAACTATTCAGTATATCAATAAGTTTATTTTTGGGAGAAACATTAATAATATTAAAATTAACATTATTTAA
- a CDS encoding IS4 family transposase: MTNITLFSQIISKLDRSSFSKLVKAKGIDKHQKGFNSWTHLVSMLFCQFAKSQSVRDISNGLRSATGNLNHLGIQKAPSKSTISYQNKHRDWTLYRDYYYVLLKSFGQHPHLKRVKFKIKSKIFLLDSTTISLCLSLFDWAKYKTHKGAVKMHTLLDYDGNLPHYVNISDGKTADNKGAYDIPLISRSVIVADRFYNDFSLLNVWDSNQVFFVIRHKENIQFKSIKEKELPENRHHHVLKDEIIELTGAKSKTKYPKKLRRIAVWDDKNNQEIELITNQMSWTANTISQLYKARWDIEIFFRDIKQQLHIKSFIGTSENAVMIQIWTALITILILKALKANAKYNWYLSNLVAFIRLNLFVKVDLQKWIDSPFNEQPPPKQNYTQGVLF; encoded by the coding sequence ATGACAAATATAACATTGTTCTCTCAGATAATCTCCAAATTAGACCGTTCTAGTTTTTCTAAACTTGTAAAAGCCAAGGGAATAGATAAACATCAAAAAGGATTTAATAGTTGGACACATTTAGTCTCCATGTTGTTTTGTCAATTTGCAAAAAGTCAATCCGTCCGAGATATAAGTAATGGACTTCGCTCTGCCACAGGAAACCTTAATCATTTAGGCATACAGAAAGCACCTTCTAAATCAACGATAAGCTATCAAAACAAACATCGAGACTGGACGCTTTATCGAGATTACTACTATGTTCTTTTAAAAAGTTTTGGACAGCACCCTCACTTAAAACGTGTTAAATTCAAAATTAAATCCAAGATATTTCTATTAGATTCTACAACGATAAGTCTATGTTTAAGTCTCTTTGATTGGGCAAAATACAAAACCCACAAAGGAGCTGTAAAAATGCACACCTTGCTTGATTATGATGGTAATTTACCGCACTATGTAAATATTAGCGATGGTAAAACAGCAGATAATAAAGGAGCTTACGATATTCCTTTGATTAGCCGTTCGGTTATTGTCGCAGATCGATTTTATAATGATTTTTCGTTACTTAACGTTTGGGACAGCAACCAAGTGTTTTTTGTAATTAGGCACAAAGAAAACATCCAATTTAAGAGTATTAAAGAAAAAGAATTGCCAGAAAATAGACATCATCATGTTTTAAAAGATGAAATCATTGAGCTAACAGGGGCTAAATCAAAAACAAAATACCCAAAGAAGCTACGTAGAATAGCTGTATGGGACGATAAAAATAACCAGGAAATAGAACTTATTACCAACCAAATGTCTTGGACAGCAAACACAATTAGCCAACTCTACAAAGCTAGATGGGATATTGAGATATTCTTTAGAGACATCAAACAACAGCTACATATTAAATCGTTTATAGGAACTTCTGAAAATGCCGTAATGATACAAATATGGACGGCTCTTATTACTATACTCATCCTAAAAGCCTTAAAAGCAAATGCAAAATATAATTGGTACTTGTCCAATTTAGTAGCTTTTATAAGACTTAACCTTTTTGTCAAAGTGGATTTGCAAAAATGGATTGATAGCCCTTTTAACGAGCAGCCTCCCCCCAAACAAAATTATACACAAGGGGTTCTTTTTTGA
- the ttcA gene encoding tRNA 2-thiocytidine(32) synthetase TtcA, with product MESIEQVTKKLHRATGEAIKKYTMIEDGDRIMVCLSGGKDSYTLLQMLLHFQKVAPISFEIMAVNLDQKQPGFPEHVLPEYLNELGVSYKIIEKNTYKVVMEKTPEGKTTCSLCSRLRRGTLYEAAKDLGCNKLALGHHRNDIIETFLLNFFFAGKLEAMPPKFKNDAGDLIVLRPLALCKESDIEVYAQHMDFPIIPCNLCGSQENLQRKKVKEMISQWENEFPDRSSVMLNALQNVSPSHLLDKNIYDFDVLE from the coding sequence ATGGAAAGTATAGAACAGGTTACTAAAAAATTACATCGCGCTACAGGCGAGGCCATTAAAAAATATACTATGATTGAAGATGGCGATCGCATTATGGTTTGTCTTTCTGGCGGTAAAGACAGCTACACTTTGCTTCAAATGTTGCTTCACTTTCAAAAGGTGGCTCCCATTTCTTTTGAAATCATGGCGGTAAATTTAGATCAAAAACAACCTGGTTTCCCCGAACATGTACTTCCTGAATATTTAAATGAGTTAGGTGTTTCTTATAAAATCATTGAAAAAAACACGTATAAAGTAGTAATGGAAAAGACCCCTGAAGGTAAAACTACCTGCAGTCTGTGTTCCAGACTACGACGTGGCACGCTCTATGAAGCTGCCAAAGATTTAGGCTGCAATAAACTAGCGCTAGGCCATCATAGAAATGACATTATTGAAACCTTTTTATTGAACTTCTTTTTTGCTGGTAAATTAGAAGCTATGCCCCCCAAATTTAAGAATGACGCTGGCGATTTAATTGTTTTACGCCCCTTAGCCCTATGCAAAGAATCGGATATAGAAGTATATGCACAGCACATGGATTTCCCGATCATTCCCTGTAATTTATGTGGTTCTCAAGAAAATTTACAACGTAAAAAAGTAAAAGAAATGATTAGCCAATGGGAAAATGAATTTCCTGACAGAAGTTCGGTTATGCTCAATGCCTTACAGAATGTATCACCCTCTCACCTTTTGGATAAGAATATTTACGATTTTGATGTTTTGGAATAG
- the secA gene encoding preprotein translocase subunit SecA has translation MNLLNSVLKVFVGDKSKQDVKAITPIVSKIKTFESALEALTHDQLRAKTAEFKAKIAEANKDIDNQIANLTLEAENTEDIDKREDLYLDIDKLKDEAYEITQKVLNDILPEAFAVVKETAKRFVHNTSISVTANEFDRLISSEKDYVVLEGDQAVWANSWDAAGKAITWDMIHYDVQLIGGIAMHQGKIAEMQTGEGKTLVATLPVYLNALAGKGVHLVTVNDYLAKRDSAWMAPIFQFHGLSVDCIDYHRPNSEERRKAYNADITYGTNNEFGFDYLRDNMAHAPEDLVQRPHNYAIVDEVDSVLVDDARTPLIISGPIPKGDHHEFNELKPKVDDIVSVQRKYLTGVLAEAKKLIKEGDTKEGAFQLLRVYRGIPKNKALIKFLSEDGIKQLLQKTENFYMQDNNREMPKVDAELYYVIEEKNNQVELTDKGVDYISGKDNPDFFILPEIGEEIAKIENQGLSPEEEANLKEDLYKDFGVKSERIHTLNQLLKAYALFEKDTQYVVMDNKVMIVDEQTGRIMDGRRYSDGLHQAIEAKENVKIEDATQTFATVTLQNYFRMYRKLSGMTGTAVTEAGEFWEIYKLDVVEIPTNRPIARDDKDDLVFKTKREKYNAVIDEVTQLSQAGRPVLIGTTSVEISELLGKMLSIRKIPHNVLNAKQHKREADIVAEAGNAGQVTIATNMAGRGTDIKLSEEVKKAGGLAIVGTERHDSRRVDRQLRGRAGRQGDPGSSQFYVSLEDNLMRLFGSERIAKMMDKMGLKEGEVIQHSWISKSIENAQKKVEENNFGVRKRLLEYDDVMNSQREVVYKRRHHALHGERLRVDIANMLFDTSEIIAENNKLANDYKNFEFELIRYFSMSAPISEAEFGKLSAQEITSKVYHAAFNHYKEKMARNADMAFPVIKNVYETQRDKFKRIVVPFTDGIKSLNVVTDLEKAYETNGKQLITDFEKNIALAIIDDAWKTHLRKMDELKQSVQLAVHEQKDPLLIYKFEAFELFKSMIDQVNKDVISFLFKGELPQETQNTIQEARQTRTKENTQTQKEEIPNLDERSAQNRTASNTKRQPEVVETVVRSAPKIGRNDRVTIKNVMNGENKTMKYKQAEPLLAKGEWVLINE, from the coding sequence ATGAATCTTTTAAATTCTGTATTAAAAGTTTTTGTTGGCGACAAATCGAAACAAGATGTCAAAGCCATCACGCCAATAGTTTCTAAAATAAAAACCTTTGAATCAGCTCTAGAAGCACTTACTCACGACCAATTAAGAGCTAAGACAGCCGAATTTAAGGCGAAAATTGCTGAGGCTAATAAAGATATTGATAACCAAATTGCGAATCTTACTTTAGAGGCCGAAAACACCGAAGACATTGACAAACGTGAAGACTTATATCTAGATATCGATAAACTTAAGGATGAAGCTTACGAAATCACTCAAAAAGTTTTAAACGACATTCTTCCTGAGGCCTTTGCCGTGGTAAAAGAAACCGCTAAACGATTTGTGCATAACACATCCATTTCGGTTACTGCAAACGAATTTGACCGTTTAATATCTAGTGAAAAAGATTATGTTGTTCTAGAAGGCGACCAGGCCGTTTGGGCAAACTCTTGGGATGCTGCTGGTAAAGCCATCACTTGGGATATGATCCATTACGATGTACAACTTATTGGTGGTATTGCCATGCACCAAGGTAAAATTGCCGAAATGCAAACAGGTGAAGGTAAAACATTAGTGGCAACCCTTCCTGTTTACCTAAATGCCTTAGCTGGAAAAGGTGTACACTTAGTAACCGTTAACGATTACTTAGCAAAACGTGATAGCGCTTGGATGGCACCTATTTTTCAATTTCATGGTTTAAGTGTCGATTGTATTGACTACCACAGGCCAAATTCTGAAGAAAGACGTAAAGCTTATAATGCCGACATCACTTACGGAACCAACAACGAATTTGGTTTCGATTACTTACGTGATAATATGGCACACGCTCCTGAAGATTTAGTGCAACGTCCACACAACTACGCCATTGTCGATGAGGTCGATTCTGTATTAGTTGATGATGCCCGTACGCCATTAATTATTTCTGGCCCAATTCCTAAAGGTGACCACCATGAATTTAATGAGTTAAAACCTAAAGTTGACGATATTGTTTCGGTACAACGTAAATATTTAACAGGTGTTTTAGCTGAAGCTAAAAAATTAATTAAAGAAGGTGATACTAAAGAAGGTGCTTTTCAATTGTTACGCGTTTACCGTGGTATTCCTAAAAACAAAGCCCTAATTAAGTTTTTATCTGAAGATGGTATCAAACAACTGCTTCAAAAAACCGAAAATTTCTACATGCAAGATAACAACCGCGAAATGCCTAAGGTGGACGCGGAACTATACTATGTTATCGAAGAAAAAAATAATCAAGTTGAATTAACAGACAAAGGGGTTGACTACATTTCTGGAAAAGATAATCCTGACTTTTTCATCTTACCAGAAATTGGCGAAGAAATTGCCAAAATAGAAAATCAAGGGCTATCTCCTGAAGAAGAAGCCAACCTTAAAGAAGATTTATATAAAGATTTTGGTGTAAAATCTGAACGTATTCATACCCTAAATCAATTATTAAAAGCCTATGCTTTATTTGAAAAAGACACACAATATGTGGTGATGGATAATAAAGTTATGATTGTTGATGAACAAACAGGTCGTATTATGGATGGACGTCGTTATAGTGACGGACTCCACCAAGCGATTGAGGCTAAAGAAAATGTAAAAATTGAAGATGCCACCCAAACTTTTGCAACAGTAACACTTCAAAACTACTTTAGAATGTACCGCAAACTTTCTGGTATGACGGGTACTGCGGTTACTGAAGCTGGTGAATTCTGGGAAATCTACAAATTAGATGTGGTTGAAATTCCAACAAACCGTCCAATTGCTCGTGATGACAAAGACGATTTGGTTTTTAAAACAAAACGTGAAAAATACAATGCTGTCATCGACGAAGTTACCCAACTATCGCAAGCAGGTCGCCCTGTATTAATTGGTACAACCTCTGTTGAAATTAGTGAATTATTAGGAAAAATGCTTAGCATTAGAAAAATACCTCATAATGTCCTTAACGCGAAACAACATAAACGAGAAGCCGATATCGTTGCCGAAGCAGGTAATGCCGGACAGGTAACCATTGCCACCAATATGGCTGGTCGTGGTACCGATATTAAGCTTTCTGAAGAAGTAAAAAAAGCTGGTGGTTTAGCCATTGTAGGTACCGAACGTCACGATTCGCGTCGTGTAGACAGACAGTTACGTGGTCGTGCCGGTCGTCAAGGTGATCCAGGAAGTTCACAATTTTACGTATCATTAGAAGATAACTTGATGCGTTTATTTGGTAGCGAACGTATTGCCAAAATGATGGATAAAATGGGCTTAAAGGAAGGTGAAGTTATTCAGCATTCATGGATTTCTAAGTCTATAGAAAACGCACAGAAAAAAGTTGAAGAAAACAACTTTGGTGTTCGTAAACGTCTATTAGAGTATGATGATGTGATGAACTCGCAACGTGAAGTGGTTTATAAACGTCGTCACCACGCCTTACACGGTGAGCGTTTACGTGTAGATATAGCCAATATGCTTTTCGATACTTCGGAAATTATTGCTGAAAACAATAAATTGGCTAACGATTACAAAAACTTTGAGTTCGAGTTGATTCGTTATTTCTCGATGAGCGCTCCTATATCAGAAGCTGAATTCGGAAAATTATCTGCTCAAGAGATCACCTCTAAAGTTTACCATGCGGCCTTTAACCACTATAAAGAAAAAATGGCACGTAATGCCGATATGGCTTTCCCTGTTATTAAAAATGTATATGAAACGCAACGTGATAAATTCAAACGTATCGTAGTTCCTTTTACCGATGGTATCAAATCTTTAAATGTCGTTACCGATCTTGAAAAAGCATACGAAACTAACGGTAAACAATTAATTACCGATTTTGAAAAGAACATTGCTTTAGCCATTATTGATGATGCTTGGAAAACGCATTTACGTAAAATGGACGAATTGAAACAGTCGGTGCAATTAGCAGTTCATGAGCAAAAAGATCCGTTATTAATTTATAAGTTTGAAGCCTTTGAATTGTTTAAAAGTATGATTGATCAAGTCAATAAAGATGTGATTTCATTCTTATTTAAAGGAGAATTACCTCAAGAAACTCAAAATACCATTCAGGAAGCGAGACAAACACGTACAAAAGAAAACACACAAACTCAAAAGGAAGAAATTCCGAATTTAGACGAACGTTCTGCTCAAAATAGAACTGCGAGTAATACGAAACGTCAACCAGAAGTTGTGGAAACTGTTGTACGCTCGGCTCCAAAAATTGGACGTAATGATCGTGTAACGATTAAAAATGTTATGAATGGTGAAAACAAAACCATGAAATACAAACAAGCCGAGCCTTTATTAGCTAAAGGCGAATGGGTTTTAATTAATGAATAA
- a CDS encoding cob(I)yrinic acid a,c-diamide adenosyltransferase, which yields MKIYTKTGDKGTTSLFGGTRVPKHHIRIESYGTVDELNSYLGLIRDQPIHQDYIDLIIGIQDRLFTIGAELATDPEKSTLKNGKARLTIPKISIEDIERLEHEMDMMNEALPEMTHFILPGGNQSVSFCHIARCVCRRAERLVSQLNETEAIETYTLTYLNRLSDYLFVLARKLSYDLRAQEIKWIPKKNENESI from the coding sequence ATGAAAATTTATACTAAAACAGGCGATAAAGGCACGACGTCTTTATTTGGAGGCACCAGAGTTCCAAAACACCATATCAGAATTGAAAGCTATGGCACAGTGGATGAACTCAACTCTTATTTAGGTTTGATACGAGACCAACCCATTCATCAAGATTATATCGACTTGATTATTGGTATTCAAGACCGCTTATTCACTATAGGAGCCGAGTTAGCCACCGATCCCGAAAAGTCCACTTTAAAAAATGGTAAAGCGCGGCTAACTATACCCAAAATTTCGATTGAAGATATAGAACGACTTGAGCATGAAATGGACATGATGAATGAAGCCTTACCCGAAATGACCCATTTTATTTTACCGGGGGGAAATCAATCTGTGTCATTCTGTCACATAGCACGCTGCGTTTGTCGAAGAGCAGAACGACTCGTATCACAACTTAATGAAACAGAAGCTATTGAGACCTATACTTTAACCTATCTTAACCGTCTATCTGACTACCTTTTTGTGTTGGCACGAAAGTTGTCTTATGATTTAAGAGCTCAAGAAATTAAGTGGATTCCCAAAAAAAATGAAAATGAATCGATTTAA
- the rimO gene encoding 30S ribosomal protein S12 methylthiotransferase RimO, whose amino-acid sequence MRTKTLKKNKINVVTLGCSKNVYDSEVLMGQLKASGKDVVHEEEGNVVVINTCGFINNAKEESVNTILEYMQKKEDGEVDKVFVTGCLSERYKPDLQKEIPNVDQYFGTTELPGLLKALGADYKHELIGERLTTTPKNYAYLKIAEGCDRPCSFCAIPIMRGKHKSTPIEDLVTEAEKLAANGVKELILIAQDLTYYGLDLYKKRNLAELLEALVKVDGIEWIRLHYAFPTGFPMDVLDIMNREPKVCNYLDIPLQHISDDILKSMRRGTTKEKTTKLIQEFRAKVPEMTIRTTLIVGYPGETEANFQELKQWVSDMRFERLGCFTYSHEENTHAYNLEDDVPEEVKIDRANQIMEIQSQISWELNQQKIGQEFKVVIDRKEGNYFVGRTEFDSPDVDNEVLIDATKTYLKTGEFAMVKIIEAEDFDLYGEVIS is encoded by the coding sequence ATGCGTACAAAAACTCTAAAGAAAAATAAAATAAACGTGGTTACTCTAGGTTGTAGCAAAAACGTTTACGACAGTGAAGTCCTAATGGGGCAATTAAAAGCTAGCGGTAAAGATGTTGTGCATGAAGAAGAAGGCAACGTTGTTGTGATTAACACCTGTGGTTTTATAAATAATGCCAAGGAGGAAAGTGTGAACACTATTTTAGAGTACATGCAAAAGAAAGAGGATGGTGAAGTCGATAAGGTTTTTGTTACTGGCTGTTTAAGTGAGCGTTATAAGCCAGATTTACAGAAGGAAATTCCTAATGTCGATCAGTATTTTGGGACAACCGAATTACCAGGACTATTAAAAGCTTTGGGAGCCGACTATAAGCATGAGTTGATTGGAGAACGTTTAACGACAACACCTAAAAATTATGCCTATTTAAAAATTGCTGAGGGTTGCGATAGACCATGTTCGTTCTGTGCCATTCCTATTATGCGCGGTAAGCATAAAAGTACGCCTATTGAAGACTTGGTTACTGAAGCTGAAAAATTGGCTGCAAACGGCGTTAAAGAATTAATTTTAATTGCTCAAGATTTAACCTATTACGGTTTAGATTTATATAAAAAACGTAACCTGGCCGAATTGTTAGAAGCCTTAGTAAAGGTTGATGGTATCGAATGGATTCGTTTGCATTACGCGTTTCCAACGGGATTCCCTATGGATGTATTAGATATTATGAACCGCGAACCAAAAGTTTGTAACTATTTAGATATTCCATTACAACATATTTCAGATGATATACTAAAGAGTATGCGCCGCGGAACGACTAAGGAAAAAACAACAAAGTTAATTCAAGAATTTCGTGCTAAAGTGCCTGAAATGACTATTAGAACGACATTGATTGTGGGGTATCCTGGTGAAACTGAAGCGAATTTCCAAGAACTAAAACAGTGGGTTAGCGATATGCGTTTTGAGCGTTTAGGCTGTTTCACTTATAGTCATGAAGAGAATACACATGCCTATAATTTGGAAGATGATGTTCCTGAAGAAGTAAAAATTGATCGCGCCAATCAAATCATGGAAATTCAATCTCAAATTTCATGGGAATTAAACCAACAAAAAATAGGGCAGGAGTTTAAAGTGGTTATCGATAGAAAAGAAGGAAACTATTTTGTTGGACGTACCGAGTTTGATTCGCCTGATGTAGATAACGAAGTTTTAATAGATGCTACTAAAACCTATTTAAAAACAGGTGAGTTTGCTATGGTAAAAATTATTGAAGCAGAGGATTTCGATTTATACGGTGAGGTAATTTCTTAG
- a CDS encoding DUF2795 domain-containing protein encodes MYWTLELASYLSDAPWPATKDELIDYAIRTGAPLEVVENLQSIEDEGDSYDSIEEIWSDYPTDEDYLWNEDEY; translated from the coding sequence ATGTATTGGACTTTAGAACTCGCATCTTATTTAAGTGATGCACCTTGGCCAGCAACAAAGGATGAGCTTATAGATTACGCTATTAGAACAGGAGCCCCTTTAGAAGTTGTGGAAAACTTACAATCTATCGAAGATGAAGGAGACTCTTATGACTCAATTGAAGAAATTTGGTCGGACTATCCTACAGATGAAGATTATCTTTGGAATGAGGATGAATATTAA
- a CDS encoding glycoside hydrolase family 28 protein yields the protein MKPLSTLFAFILFSSFLSAQNITQEEVNQHLQNLPFQSFNIKLPSFPNKTYTITDYGAIGDGVFKNTNIINNAIKKCSQEGGGKVIIPQGLFITGPITLASDVNLHLEHGAILMFSDNAIDYPLVYSSSGKASMPSLINGEHLKNVAITGHGIINGNGDKWRPIKKEKRTEKQWKALVKSGGELSSDGKLWFPRKGTQIAIDLKKSLKTSQMTKSDWERVRLTLRPYTLNIENTKNMLVEGLTLMNSPHITNMLRGINGLVMNDVKVLNEWWYQNADGLDISRCQNVLLYNCTVNTGDDGICMKSSGMKGDQYRLENIVIKNCKVYHAHGGFVIGSNTDGRMNNIYVKNLSCSLTDIGLRFKSDVTRGGRVTNIFIEDVFMSDLLGEAISFNLNYKDNAAIPVDIDASKYLAPDFDGIHFKNIYCYGAEKACIVGGVDAHLNVKNVTFVNVLIQAKKGFEANESQDITLDNVQVLNQIGAAFSLKNTKNFRFKNMKAFEDTAILVEGANTKNILVENSNLTLNHFEISEEVNKTSITIK from the coding sequence ATGAAACCATTAAGCACACTATTCGCTTTTATTCTTTTTTCTAGCTTTTTAAGCGCACAAAATATCACACAAGAAGAGGTGAATCAGCACCTTCAAAATTTACCCTTTCAATCTTTTAACATCAAACTCCCAAGCTTCCCAAATAAAACCTATACCATCACTGATTATGGAGCCATTGGAGATGGAGTATTTAAAAACACCAATATAATTAATAATGCAATAAAGAAGTGTTCGCAGGAAGGAGGTGGTAAAGTCATTATACCTCAAGGCTTATTTATTACAGGACCAATTACCCTAGCAAGCGATGTTAATTTACATTTAGAACACGGTGCAATACTTATGTTTAGTGATAATGCAATCGATTACCCGTTAGTGTATTCTTCTAGTGGTAAAGCCAGTATGCCTTCCTTAATAAATGGCGAACATTTGAAAAACGTTGCCATAACAGGTCACGGAATTATAAACGGAAATGGCGACAAATGGCGTCCTATTAAAAAAGAAAAGCGTACTGAAAAACAGTGGAAAGCCTTAGTGAAATCCGGAGGAGAACTCAGTTCCGATGGGAAACTATGGTTTCCACGTAAAGGGACACAGATAGCTATCGACTTAAAGAAATCTTTAAAAACATCGCAAATGACCAAAAGCGACTGGGAACGTGTTCGCCTCACGCTACGTCCCTACACTTTAAATATTGAAAACACAAAAAACATGCTCGTTGAAGGGCTTACTTTAATGAATTCACCCCATATCACCAATATGCTTAGGGGTATTAATGGTTTGGTTATGAACGATGTAAAAGTTCTTAACGAATGGTGGTACCAAAATGCCGATGGTTTAGACATAAGTCGCTGCCAAAACGTCCTGCTTTACAACTGTACTGTAAACACAGGCGACGATGGCATTTGTATGAAATCAAGCGGCATGAAAGGTGATCAATACCGTTTAGAAAATATCGTTATCAAAAATTGTAAAGTATATCACGCACATGGTGGATTCGTAATAGGAAGCAATACCGATGGTCGAATGAACAACATTTATGTTAAAAACCTAAGTTGTAGTTTAACCGATATTGGTTTACGTTTTAAATCGGATGTTACCCGTGGTGGTAGAGTTACCAATATTTTTATTGAGGATGTTTTTATGAGTGATTTACTTGGTGAAGCGATTTCATTCAATTTAAATTATAAAGATAATGCCGCTATTCCTGTTGATATTGATGCATCAAAATATTTAGCCCCTGATTTTGATGGCATTCATTTTAAAAACATTTATTGTTATGGCGCTGAAAAAGCTTGCATCGTTGGTGGTGTTGATGCCCATTTAAATGTTAAAAATGTAACTTTTGTAAATGTTTTAATTCAAGCTAAAAAAGGCTTTGAAGCCAACGAAAGTCAGGATATTACCTTAGACAACGTACAGGTACTTAATCAGATTGGCGCGGCTTTTAGTTTGAAAAACACTAAAAACTTTCGTTTTAAAAACATGAAAGCTTTTGAGGACACAGCTATTCTTGTAGAAGGAGCGAATACTAAAAACATTTTGGTTGAAAACTCAAATCTCACTTTAAACCATTTTGAAATTTCAGAAGAGGTGAATAAAACCAGCATCACAATAAAATAA
- a CDS encoding peptidoglycan DD-metalloendopeptidase family protein — MDVIDDVIKKLKQPLKLFEASKYVSIDLSVTNKRFSKVDLNSVESFSAYINDFLDTHEAEVAYGGYLEERHIYKRSTYFLENNSEARNIHLGVDFWCPANTPILTPIQGKIHSFKNNRNFGDYGPTIILQHELDEHKFYTLYGHLSEDSIAHISIGQTFQQGEVLGRLGDAYVNGNYPPHLHFQLIKDIQGFCGDYPGVCSKQTLAFYAKNCPNLKFC; from the coding sequence ATGGATGTAATTGATGATGTTATTAAAAAGCTAAAACAGCCTTTAAAACTATTTGAAGCTTCTAAATATGTCTCTATTGATTTATCGGTTACCAATAAACGATTTTCAAAAGTAGATTTGAATTCTGTTGAAAGTTTCAGTGCTTATATTAATGATTTTCTTGATACCCATGAGGCGGAAGTGGCTTACGGAGGGTATTTAGAGGAACGTCATATTTATAAACGTAGCACATATTTTTTAGAAAATAACAGCGAAGCGCGAAATATACATTTGGGCGTGGATTTTTGGTGTCCTGCAAATACACCAATTTTAACACCTATACAAGGTAAAATTCATAGCTTTAAGAACAATAGGAATTTTGGCGATTATGGCCCAACCATTATTTTACAACATGAGTTAGATGAACACAAGTTTTACACGCTTTACGGCCATTTAAGTGAGGACAGTATTGCTCATATTTCAATCGGACAGACTTTTCAACAAGGTGAAGTTTTAGGAAGATTAGGGGATGCTTATGTAAATGGAAATTATCCACCACATTTACATTTTCAGCTAATAAAAGATATTCAAGGTTTTTGTGGTGATTATCCTGGGGTTTGTAGTAAGCAAACTCTAGCCTTCTATGCAAAAAATTGTCCCAATTTAAAATTTTGTTGA